ATGTACCCACTTACTCGCTATCAAGAGGATCGCATCGAAATCATTTGACATGATTATATATAGTTTTCAGAAGGGCggaaaataatattccaaagtgttgaaaattaaaaaataattagaAACGTTACATTTATACCTTTTAAAATGTCATGTACTTAAATGTAAAGTATGCAATACGACCATAACATTTGAAACTAATTACTTATTTAAAAgtgtattattttttgaaacataTCCTTAGTCGAAGACccatttatttatattttgcaaGCCGAAGGAAATATACTAGTTAACttgttaataattgatatttattaGCATAAGTATATTCAGGAAATACTACCtttacaaataatatattacttTAAACCCATTCAAGCTGATCATATTAAcaatttattgataaatagTTAAAAGTTTGCAACAAACAAGATATTTACCAGGGCtctttaattatatagagCACGAAATATGAAGAAGTATGGGAATACAAAAGTGAAGACTGCTTCACAGAATACAGAGGATAAGTCTAGCATATCTTTCTcgaaaatgataaaacaatcttggaaaaaaaaattgccAGGTAACAGCAGTGGTGATgtgaataataaatataaattgcGATATGATGTAGAAACAGGTAGTCGACTGGGTGATGATCCCAAAGTCGAAGCCTTGACAGATAATAATGACTACAACCTTTATTCTACAACTGTATCAATCAATAGTACTAAAGAATCAAAGGATTTGCAGACATTGGTTCCAGCACATACAGTCACGCAGCATAGTCTGCATCAGGGTCCTGAAAGTTTGACTGACTCAATTACATCAGCTCCCAtttctaatatttattatgaCTCCAATGAGACACCAGATTATACCACAGATCTTAGTAGAACCGCTACAAAAAGTATGCAGAGTTCGACATTTAATACCTCAGGAAAGGACCAAAGAAAACAGTCAGTAAGTTATGCAACTATGGCCCCTCCAAGGCGTACTCTTTCACATATTAGTTCAAAAAATACCTACTCTCCCATTTCAACCAATCTTGCCCCATCTAGAAATAGTAATATATCTGATCTAAAACAATATGAAGAACTGCAAGCTCAATTACCTAATAGATTATTCAGAGACAGGTCTATATCAGATATTTCGGATGGTGGCGTAGCGTTCCCATGTATTACAATTAACTTTGGCAAAGAATGTCCTGAACCAAAATGCGAAAGAAACTATGACAGTAGTGATAACTATTCGAATGTATCAGAAAAATTCTCAGAAGAGAACAACAGCAAGATTGTAAATAGCGAAGACACTGTGCGTTCTACTAATGCGTTTCATTCCGATATCAATGAAGATTCCAATGACATAATACTAAAACGCAATAATGAAATGGCTCCAATTagatcaaaaaaattacaagcgaaaatatatcataaaAGATTTTGCGAAATAAAGGTAGGACcaaaatcttttgaaaaagttAGATTGCTTGGACAAGGTGATATTGGTAAAGTATATCTGGTAcgtgaaaaaaaaacaaataaactTTTTGCATTGAAAATTCTTAGTAAATCTGAGATGATTAAAAGGAAGAAAGTAAGACGAATTTTGACAGAACAAGAAATTCTAGCTACTAGTGATCATCCATTCATTGTAACATTATATCATACTTTTCAAACAAAGacttatttatatatttgtatgGAATATTGCATGGGAGGAGAATTTTTTAGGGCACTTCAAACAAGAGAAAATAAGTGTATTTCTGAAAATGCGGCTCGATTTTATGCAAGTGAGGTTGTAGCAGCATTAgaatatttacatttacTTGGCTTTATATACCGTGATTTAAAACCCGAAAACATTTTATTACATAAGTCGGGTCATATTATGCTGGCTGACTTTGATCTTTCAATACAATCCCAAAGTGATAGCGAACCGGTGATTGATAGTCTAACTAATAATGCATACATTGACACAAAGAAGATATCCGAGGGCTTTAGGACAAATTCATTTGTTGGAACGGAAGAATATATAGCACCTGAAGTTATTAGGGGAAATGGACATACAACTGCTGTTGATTGGTGGACTTTGGGTATATTAGTTTACGAAATGTTATATGGTTATTCTCCATTTAAAGGTAGAAATACAAATGAAACATTtagtaatattataaaagaGCAGGTCTCATTTCAAGGTCATGATATTTCCAAGACAGGGAAAGATCTGATAAAAAAACTGTTGatcaaaaatgaaataaagCGTCTTGGTTCTAAGCAAGGTGCAGCAGATATCAAATCTCATCCCTTTTTCAAGAATACACAATGGTCATTTTTGAGAAATAGAGAGCCTCCACTGATACCAATTCTAACAGATGAAGGttttgaattgaaaaattctttgaaaGCTAAAGAAAAAGTTGACAAGAAAGATGACCAGCCTAAAACTGACTTTGAAACCAAAGCCTTTGACGGTGAAGTCAGTCTTGATGAAGATATTCCCATGAAAGACCCCTTCAGTGATTTTAGTTCAATGACCTTGATTAAAGATAACTATGATACGGCAATCCCGTACAAAAAATGTGACTCTTATGGAgtcattttttataaaaagaataagaaTTTTTTGAGTACAACTGCTCCAAAAGGTTTCTTCAATAGATAAAACCATTTTAggtaatataaatttaacattgtataaatgataatcaaaattagtcaaatttatttactattttcttcttcatttgtTGTCGAGTCAATTAATGTAATTAAAGAGGAAACTTTTTCAGCATTATCAAGTGaagatgataaaatattcttcattgtatatataacatTTAACTTTGgttcaatttcttcttcatcacGCATGGTTTCAGATGCAGAATGAGCCTCATTTATTATACGTGCATCAATTTGTGCTAATTTTGCGACATTTAAACCATATGAATTATCTGTCAATCccttctttaatttatatagGAAAACAACTGTAGTCCATGATTCTCCTTCTAATTTTCTTTCGACAAAATCCATATagtaattttgaattacttttgatgataaattttttgtgagatttgaataatgaGTAGTAAATAGAACTACTGGGCACGATGGTAGTGTTACGAAATAGTTTATTAAAGACCACGAAATAGCTTGGCCATCTTTCGTTGAGGTTCCTCTGCCGACTTCATcaagtaataataaagaattttCAGTAGAGTTTTTTATGATGTGTAATATTTCTTGTAATTCTACTTTAAATGTCGACTGACCTTGTAACAAGTTATCATACGCTCCAATTCTTGTTAGaacattatcaaaaatactAATTTCTAGCACGTCAGCGGGGACAAAAGATCCAATTTGacttaatattatcaacagAGCTACTTGCCTAATATATGATGACTTCCCACCCATGTTTGGACCtgtaataattaaaaaactaCCTTCTTTCTGTGATATCGTTACATTATTCGGAacataattcaaatttaatgacTCGATTATGGGGTTTCTTGAATTTGATGCTTGAATATACTGTGGTACGTCTGTAAATTTTGGTCTAACATAATTGGTGTAATTTGAAGTGGCtgataaagaaagaagCGCATCATATACTCCAAAATTACTAATTATTTGATGGAGCTTTGTATATTCCTTATTTATACATTTGACAAATGACAAGTATTCAGAGTTAGCTTCATTGTATAATAATTCGTTTTGGAATTGAAGCTTTTCACACAGTAATTTAGTTTTAGGCGTTTGGTATCTGCTAATCATTTTTGTTCTATTAACTACAACCCAATCAGCTGGTATACCTTTTACTTGAGTATTTCTTACTTCAATTAGGTATTCTGTTTCATCTTTGAATGATAAATGTGGTctcttcaaaatattttttatattttgtagTTCTTCTTGTAGTTCATTCTTGATCGAGCCTATTTCCCTTTGAATACTCGTCATATTCTCCGAATTACAATAGTTATTAAGGTTAAAAAACTCACACACTTGTATTTTAGGATCTTTATCTAGTACTGCTGAAATATTGATCATAGCTAATAATTCAGGTATTCTTGAAGTTagtaaattttcatttatagttttaaataaattaaaaagaaatggtGACTTTTTGTTAATCAAaccattttcattaattacTTCACTACTCAAAAATTCGTTATGAACCTGAAAATGATCataaaattgtttcatCTGCTTGAGGAAGTAATATACTTCTTTTCTTGATGTAATACCATATGATATACGGTTGATGGTCTTCAATATGTCTGGTGTATTTTTCAGcagattatttaaagaatcaaaaaaaatattttctatttcaGTAACTAATgcttcaattgaatttaacctttcttcaattaataCCTGGTTTGTTAAGGGATGTAGAACCCAATCTCTTAATTGTCTGGATCCGAATGCAGTTCTTGTATGATCTAATAACCAAAACAAAGATCCTTTACCACAGTCATTAGAGAATATATCTAAACTTTGAATTGTGTTTTTATCTAATGTAAATGAGGAGTTGGTCAGAAAATGCTTGTAGTTAGTTGGAAGCTTTAGGATATTctgattattatattccgttaaataaaaataaaggtGATAAAGTAACGAGCGAAACACATCTTTCATGTCATTTCCTTTGACTATTTCATCTAATTCTTTCGTAGGAACAATATCATTAGGTATATCTTTAGACTGTTTTATTATGGAACATTCCTTACCTTTCAACTTTTTAGAAATTAATTCAGGAAATTCTTCTGTAGTTAGAACTTCAACAGGGTTTAAATGCAGTAAACGTGTTTCGAACTTTTCGAGTCTATTAATTGGCTCAGTAAAGGAATCGTACACAACTTCTCCACTGTTTAGATTTACTGAGATCAGAAAAAACTCAAATagatcattattttttaagttTAGTTCATTTATAACGagatttaatttcaaaatccatattgaattattatggCCAAGAACAAACTTTTCTCTCAGGTTTGTAAATGTAGAGTTAACACCAAACGTGGCTTTTGTAAACACACCAGTGATCTGTCTTTCAAAAACTGAGGAAGATTTGGAAGAGGGGAGAACTTTTTTAATAGCGCTTGTTTCTGTTTGTTCTACTATCGCTACTTTGAGATTATGGTGCACCAAGTTTTCCAAGT
The Tetrapisispora phaffii CBS 4417 chromosome 8, complete genome DNA segment above includes these coding regions:
- the TPHA0H02390 gene encoding serine/threonine-protein kinase (similar to Saccharomyces cerevisiae KIN82 (YCR091W) and YNR047W; ancestral locus Anc_6.371), whose amino-acid sequence is MKKYGNTKVKTASQNTEDKSSISFSKMIKQSWKKKLPGNSSGDVNNKYKLRYDVETGSRLGDDPKVEALTDNNDYNLYSTTVSINSTKESKDLQTLVPAHTVTQHSLHQGPESLTDSITSAPISNIYYDSNETPDYTTDLSRTATKSMQSSTFNTSGKDQRKQSVSYATMAPPRRTLSHISSKNTYSPISTNLAPSRNSNISDLKQYEELQAQLPNRLFRDRSISDISDGGVAFPCITINFGKECPEPKCERNYDSSDNYSNVSEKFSEENNSKIVNSEDTVRSTNAFHSDINEDSNDIILKRNNEMAPIRSKKLQAKIYHKRFCEIKVGPKSFEKVRLLGQGDIGKVYLVREKKTNKLFALKILSKSEMIKRKKVRRILTEQEILATSDHPFIVTLYHTFQTKTYLYICMEYCMGGEFFRALQTRENKCISENAARFYASEVVAALEYLHLLGFIYRDLKPENILLHKSGHIMLADFDLSIQSQSDSEPVIDSLTNNAYIDTKKISEGFRTNSFVGTEEYIAPEVIRGNGHTTAVDWWTLGILVYEMLYGYSPFKGRNTNETFSNIIKEQVSFQGHDISKTGKDLIKKLLIKNEIKRLGSKQGAADIKSHPFFKNTQWSFLRNREPPLIPILTDEGFELKNSLKAKEKVDKKDDQPKTDFETKAFDGEVSLDEDIPMKDPFSDFSSMTLIKDNYDTAIPYKKCDSYGVIFYKKNKNFLSTTAPKGFFNR
- the MSH3 gene encoding mismatch repair protein MSH3 (similar to Saccharomyces cerevisiae MSH3 (YCR092C); ancestral locus Anc_6.372) is translated as MSKQPIISRFFKSVKKSKNDAIELSVSANSAMPEPILIDISNEVKDDRVSSDLLRSGSSEDTETRNSSIHVTSLNDTELSNPTDDLITEEDEIIKETDKVENISNGQRSSTFLKTLNNIMSKRKRVTNEHIDEIDEPSTEAAEGSYNTKKSKKTNTDQLTPLDKQIKDIKIKNMDKVLIVRVGYKYKCFAEDAIIVSQLLHIMLIPGKLSIDGSNPQDKNYKQFAYCSFPDIRLKVHLENLVHHNLKVAIVEQTETSAIKKVLPSSKSSSVFERQITGVFTKATFGVNSTFTNLREKFVLGHNNSIWILKLNLVINELNLKNNDLFEFFLISVNLNSGEVVYDSFTEPINRLEKFETRLLHLNPVEVLTTEEFPELISKKLKGKECSIIKQSKDIPNDIVPTKELDEIVKGNDMKDVFRSLLYHLYFYLTEYNNQNILKLPTNYKHFLTNSSFTLDKNTIQSLDIFSNDCGKGSLFWLLDHTRTAFGSRQLRDWVLHPLTNQVLIEERLNSIEALVTEIENIFFDSLNNLLKNTPDILKTINRISYGITSRKEVYYFLKQMKQFYDHFQVHNEFLSSEVINENGLINKKSPFLFNLFKTINENLLTSRIPELLAMINISAVLDKDPKIQVCEFFNLNNYCNSENMTSIQREIGSIKNELQEELQNIKNILKRPHLSFKDETEYLIEVRNTQVKGIPADWVVVNRTKMISRYQTPKTKLLCEKLQFQNELLYNEANSEYLSFVKCINKEYTKLHQIISNFGVYDALLSLSATSNYTNYVRPKFTDVPQYIQASNSRNPIIESLNLNYVPNNVTISQKEGSFLIITGPNMGGKSSYIRQVALLIILSQIGSFVPADVLEISIFDNVLTRIGAYDNLLQGQSTFKVELQEILHIIKNSTENSLLLLDEVGRGTSTKDGQAISWSLINYFVTLPSCPVVLFTTHYSNLTKNLSSKVIQNYYMDFVERKLEGESWTTVVFLYKLKKGLTDNSYGLNVAKLAQIDARIINEAHSASETMRDEEEIEPKLNVIYTMKNILSSSLDNAEKVSSLITLIDSTTNEEENSK